The Acidimicrobiales bacterium DNA segment CCGTCCGGCCACCGGGTGATCCTGGCCGGCGGGCTCACGCCGGGCAACGTGGCCGGCGCCGTCGCCCGGGTCCGGCCGTGGGGGGTCGACGTGGCGTCGGGCGTCGAGTCGTCGCCGGGCCGCAAGGACCCGGTCAAGGTGCGGGCCTTCGTGGCCGCGGCCCGGGCCGCCGAGCCTCCCGCCTACCGGGGCGGCGACGAGCCCCCCTACGACTGGGAGGACGAGACGTCGTGAGCGCCCTGGCCGACCCGTCCCCGGACGGGCGGTTCGGCGAGTTCGGCGGCCGGTTCGTCCCCGAGACCCTCGTCCCCGCCTGCGAGGAGCTGGACCGGGCCTTCCGCGCCGCCTGGGCCGACCCCGCCTTCCGGGCCGAGCTCGACACGGTCCTCCGGGACTACGCCGGCCGGCCGTCGCCGCTCACCGAGTGCCGCCGGCTGGGCGAGCGCCTCGGCCTCCGCCTCCTCCTCAAGCGGGAGGACCTGAACCACACCGGGTCCCACAAGATCAACAACGTCCTCGGCCAGGCCCTGCTGGCCCGGCGCATGGGCAAGACGAGGATCGTGGCCGAGACCGGGGCCGGCCAGCACGGCGTGGCCACGGCCACCGCGTGCGCGCTGCTCGGCATCGAGTGCGTGGTGTACATGGGCGAGGTCGACGTGGCCCGCCAGGAGCTGAACGTGTTCCGCATGCGGCTCCTCGGCGCCGAGGTCCGGCCGGTGTCGTCGGGCAGCCGCACCCTGAAGGACGCCATCAACGAGGCCATGCGGGACTGGGTGGCCAACGTCGGCCGCACCCACTACTGCCTCGGCTCGGTGATGGGCCCCCACCCGTACCCGTGGATGGTCCGCGAGCTCCAGCGGGTGATCGGCGACGAGGCCATGCCCCAGTGCCGGGAGCTCACCGGCGGCGACCCCGACGTGGTCGTCGCCTGCGTGGGCGGCGGCTCCAACGCCATGGGCCTGTTCGCGGCCTTCGTGGGGTCGGGCGCCGACCTGGTCGGCGTGGAGCCGGCCGGCGGGGCCGCCGTCGGGCGGGGGGTGCCGGGCGTGGTGCACGGCTCCCGCTCGTTCCTGCTCCAGGACGAGTTCGGCCAGGTGCTGGAGGCCCACTCGATCTCGGCCGGCCTCGACTACCCGGGGGTCGGCCCGGAGCACTCCTTCCTCGCCGCCAGCGGGCAGGCCCGCTACGTGAGCGCCGGCGACGACGAGGTCATCGACGCCCTCGAGCTGCTGTCCCGGACCGAGGGCATCATCCCGGCCCTCGAGCCGGCCCACGCCCTGGCCTGGGTGGTGCGGGCGGCCGGCACCGGGGAGCTGGCCGGGCGGACGGTGCTCGTCAACCTGTCCGGCCGGGGCGACAAGGACGTGGCCCAGGTCCTCGCCATCCGTGGCCGGTGACCTCGAGGCCGCCCTGCGGGCGGCCAGGGACGGCGGCCGCAAGCTGCTCGTCCCCTACGTCACCGGCGGCCTGGGCCCGGCCTGGCGGGAGGTCATCGCCGCGGTGGCCGCCGCCGGGGCCGACGCCGTCGAGGTCGGCATCCCGTTCTCCGACCCGGTGATGGACGGGCCGGTCATCCAGGAGGCGTCCCAGCTGGCCCTCGACGCCGGGACGACGCCGCCGGGCGTGCTCGACGGCCTGGCCGGCCTCGACGCCGGCGTCCCCCTCGCCGTGATGACCTACTACAACCTCGTGTTCCGGGCCGGCCACGAGCGCTTCGCCGCCGACCTGGCCAGGGCGGGCGTGGCCGGCGCCATCCTCCCCGACCTGCCCCTGGAGGAGGCCGGGCCGTGGCTGGCGGCGGCCGGCGACGCCGGGGTCGACGCCGTCCTGCTGGCCGCCCCGACCGCCGACGACGACCGCCTGCGCCGCATCTGCGCCCGCTCGTCCGGGTTCGTCTACGGGGTCGGCCTGCTCGGGGTGACGGGGGAGCGGGCCGCCCTCGCCGCCACCGCCGTGGACGTGGCCCGCCGGCTGAAGGCCGTCACCGACCTGCCCGTGCTCGTCGGGGTCGGGATCTCGACACCGGAGCAGGCCGCCGAGGTGTGCGAGGTGGCCGACGGCGTGGTCGTCGGCTCGGCCCTCGTCCGCCGCCTGGTCGAGGGGGCCACCCCGGAGGAGGCGGCCGGGCTGGTCGCCGGGTTCCGGGCCGCGCTGGACGCCGGATGACGCCGC contains these protein-coding regions:
- the trpA gene encoding tryptophan synthase subunit alpha, with translation MAGDLEAALRAARDGGRKLLVPYVTGGLGPAWREVIAAVAAAGADAVEVGIPFSDPVMDGPVIQEASQLALDAGTTPPGVLDGLAGLDAGVPLAVMTYYNLVFRAGHERFAADLARAGVAGAILPDLPLEEAGPWLAAAGDAGVDAVLLAAPTADDDRLRRICARSSGFVYGVGLLGVTGERAALAATAVDVARRLKAVTDLPVLVGVGISTPEQAAEVCEVADGVVVGSALVRRLVEGATPEEAAGLVAGFRAALDAG
- the trpB gene encoding tryptophan synthase subunit beta, coding for MSALADPSPDGRFGEFGGRFVPETLVPACEELDRAFRAAWADPAFRAELDTVLRDYAGRPSPLTECRRLGERLGLRLLLKREDLNHTGSHKINNVLGQALLARRMGKTRIVAETGAGQHGVATATACALLGIECVVYMGEVDVARQELNVFRMRLLGAEVRPVSSGSRTLKDAINEAMRDWVANVGRTHYCLGSVMGPHPYPWMVRELQRVIGDEAMPQCRELTGGDPDVVVACVGGGSNAMGLFAAFVGSGADLVGVEPAGGAAVGRGVPGVVHGSRSFLLQDEFGQVLEAHSISAGLDYPGVGPEHSFLAASGQARYVSAGDDEVIDALELLSRTEGIIPALEPAHALAWVVRAAGTGELAGRTVLVNLSGRGDKDVAQVLAIRGR